In Haliotis asinina isolate JCU_RB_2024 chromosome 15, JCU_Hal_asi_v2, whole genome shotgun sequence, one DNA window encodes the following:
- the LOC137266160 gene encoding uncharacterized protein, which yields MPTSATRRHTPHRPHTAHSSGGRLSARQAVGREEARPGEYEIELLEYEWPDLPPIPNMKDAITRRRVSKGITYLLPVDKGKNSINSHFRTDLRAMFQEPYASDDLKYDDGRVKLSAKVHFTSNTADTKWTKDHLRSLPVELNANSEQVRKLYTRSAPSSASASRRMGVDPGKLRKRSNLYLPIKARVPPEAIKIRKEVEKIIKSVQEDDGEYDESQDAVHEDNVEDATHATERRKTLVSDDSIVMDGNQSMSSLANRFKKTVSPYGKQHFNSYEELRRAKPPRITIPVAFKSQFLSEEKNQEIWDWLHDGDALNDFEYFLSVCG from the coding sequence ATGCCTACGTCTGCAACTCGGCGTCATACCCCCCATCGCCCCCACACCGCCCACAGCTCCGGGGGGAGACTAAGTGCCCGTCAGGCGGTGGGGAGGGAAGAAGCCCGGCCGGGCGAGTATGAAATAGAACTTCTGGAGTATGAGTGGCCCGACCTGCCGCCCATCCCAAACATGAAGGACGCAATCACGAGAAGACGAGTCAGTAAGGGCATCACGTACCTACTTCCGGTAGACAAGGGTAAAAATTCCATCAACAGTCATTTCAGGACGGACTTGAGAGCCATGTTTCAGGAACCATATGCAAGTGATGATCTTAAATACGATGACGGTAGAGTTAAACTTAGTGCCAAGGTCCACTTCACTTCTAATACAGCTGACACAAAATGGACGAAAGATCATTTACGATCACTTCCGGTTGAACTTAATGCTAATTCTGAGCAGGTCCGGAAGTTATATACTCGGTCAGCTCCCTCCAGTGCATCTGCAAGTCGAAGGATGGGAGTCGACCCAGGTAAGTTAAGAAAAAGGTCTAATCTCTACCTGCCAATTAAGGCTCGGGTTCCACCGGAAGCAATCAAGATCAGAAAAGAAGTAGAGAAAATCATCAAGAGCGTGCAAGAGGATGATGGTGAATACGATGAATCCCAAGACGCTGTCCACGAGGACAACGTTGAGGACGCAACTCACGCCACAGAAAGGAGGAAAACCCTTGTCTCTGACGACAGCATCGTCATGGATGGTAACCAAAGTATGTCTTCCTTGGCAAACAGGTTTAAAAAAACAGTTTCTCCCTACggaaaacaacatttcaactcATACGAGGAGTTACGGAGAGCTAAACCTCCACGAATTACAATCCCCGTCGCATTTAAGTCACAGTTCTTGTCGGAAGAAAAGAACCAAGAAATCTGGGACTGGTTACATGATGGTGATGCGCTGAACGACTTTGAGTACTTCCTGTCAGTGTGTGGGTGA